In Chryseobacterium scophthalmum, the genomic stretch AGACCACATGAGCTTAATTTTCAACAATTTAGCTAAATACAAAATCAAAGTTTCTTTGATGCAGAATTCTGCAATTTCATTGGCATTATGTCTTGAAGATAAATTCCTTAAAATTGAGGAACTGAATAATGAACTTCAGAAAATTTTCAAAACAGATGTTATAAAAAATGTATCTTTATTTACTGTAAGAAATGCAAAAATGGAGAACATTGATAAATTTTACCAAGAAAAAAGTGTATTATTGGAACAGATTTCTAAGAATACGCTTCAAATGGTAACACTATAAAAACTAACTCGGACTAAACACACATGAGCTTAATATCGAAAAATGATTTAATCAAGGCTTCCGGCTTGCATAAAATAGGGTTCCTAAAAAACCCTGTGGCATCTGCTGTTATGAGCATTGCAAAAATAAATGAAGTCAACAGACTTTATGATAAGCTGAAAGACAAAGAGGGTAAAGATTTTTTCGATTCTTTCGTAAGAGAAAGAAATTTGAGCTATGTAGCTTTTGAAGAAGACTTAGCAAAAATACCGAAAACGGGTCCTTTTATATTGGTTTCTAATCATCCTCTTGGTGCGATTGACGGAATTTTAATGTGTAAAATTCTTTCAGAAGTTCGTCCGGATTTTAAAGTAATGGGAAATTTTCTTTTAGAAAAAATAAAACCCATGGAACCGTTTGTGATTGCTGTAAATCCTTTTGAAGGAAGAAAGGAAATCAGAAACAGTGCAACCGGGATGCGGGAAACACTGAAGCATCTTGAAAATGGCGGCTGTGTAGGAATTTTTCCTGCAGGAGAAGTTTCAAATAAAAATAATCCTTACGGAGAAATTCTCGACAGAGAGTGGGAAAAACCGGCTTTAAAGCTAATAAAAATGGCAAAAGTACCGGTTGTTCCTATGTATTTTCATGCTAAAAACAGTACTCTTTTTTATCAGGTAGCCAAGATTCACCCGAATTTACAGACCATTATGCTGCCTGCGGAAATGATGAATGACCGCGAAAAACCAATCCGTATCAGAATAGGAAAACCTATCACGGTAAAGGTAATGGATGAGATGGAAAATATTGAGGAATTGGGAGAGTTTCTGAAACGTAAGGTTTACATGATGAAATCTTATTATGAAAAACGAAAATCTCTCGCGCAGGCTATTAATCTCAAGAATTTATATGTAAAATTCCCTTTATTAAGAGAAGAAAACATTGTACAGAATATCATTGATGAAACTCCGAAAGAGGATATTATAAAAGACATCAATAAACTGAGAGGTACCGACAAAATGCTTTTCAGCAATGGTAATTATGAAATATATTTTACCC encodes the following:
- a CDS encoding lysophospholipid acyltransferase family protein, with the protein product MSLISKNDLIKASGLHKIGFLKNPVASAVMSIAKINEVNRLYDKLKDKEGKDFFDSFVRERNLSYVAFEEDLAKIPKTGPFILVSNHPLGAIDGILMCKILSEVRPDFKVMGNFLLEKIKPMEPFVIAVNPFEGRKEIRNSATGMRETLKHLENGGCVGIFPAGEVSNKNNPYGEILDREWEKPALKLIKMAKVPVVPMYFHAKNSTLFYQVAKIHPNLQTIMLPAEMMNDREKPIRIRIGKPITVKVMDEMENIEELGEFLKRKVYMMKSYYEKRKSLAQAINLKNLYVKFPLLREENIVQNIIDETPKEDIIKDINKLRGTDKMLFSNGNYEIYFTPYEQIPSVMREIGRQRELTFRAVGEGSNLPFDLDEYDKHYHHLFLWDNAAEKLAGAYRMALGRDVMKKFGIKGFYTSSLFEFEQDIHPFFKKVIEMGRAYICEEYQQKPLPLFLLWRGIVHVCLRNPDHKFLMGGVSISNKFSEFSKSLMIEFMRSNYYDSAVAQYITPRNDFKVKLRDRDKHLFLDEMESDLNKLDKIIDDLEPELRMPVLIKKYIKQNAKVIAFNVDPNFNDAIDGLMYIRISDLPESTIKPVLEEMSEQIRKEQENNQTENQ